The window TTAAGCtttaccttgggaaagtcatttacatTTGGAGAatgctaaaattagaagggacggTAAGGGTCAACTAGCCCAAAAGCTTCCCATTTtaaatagaggaaactgaggctgagaggtcatATACTTACTTagtagcagccctggattcaggaagacctgagttcaaatgcagcctcagacacttgacacttactagctatgtgaccctgagcaagtcacttaaccgtaattccctcaaacatccagggccatctccaatcctCTTGATGTATGTCATACCACTGGACTCCAATGTCTctaaaggaaagagtgaggttggtgattttgcccagccctccctcacttaaatccaactcactgcaagtcatgacatcacctcctgatgttattgtcttctttgagaatgaaggacaaacaacaataatatattacctagcaaaaatatatattttataaaacaataaattaaaatgaaattttgaaagtATACATGGAGAATATCCAATCAAAAGTATTGCTTGAGTTATATAAAAAGCTACTTAAAGAATTgctaagtgggggcagctaggtggcacagtgggtagagcaccagccctggagtctggggtacctgagttcaaatctggcctcagacacttaacacttactagctgtgtgaccctggacaagtcacgtaaccccaattgcctcactaaaaaaaaagaaatttgctaaGTGGGGAGGCTGGGatggcggggggaggggagggtgcagtggataaagcactggccctagatttaggaggacctaagttcaaatccagcctcagatacttgacacttactagctgtgtaaccccaggcaagtcatttaatcctcattgccctataaaaaaagaaagaaagaaagaaagaaagaaagaaagaaagaaagaaagaaagaaagaaagaaagaaagaaagaaaagaattgctAAGTATAAAAAACCTTCTTTGATAGGAGATGTTGGTGCTACCTTCAGCTATTGATATATTTAAAAcaatgcttgggggggggggagctaggtggcacagtggataaatcacaggccctggattcaggaggacctgagttcaaatccaacctcagacacttgacacttactagctgtgtgaccctggggaagtcacttaatccccattgccccgaaaaaaacaaaaaaaacaaaaacaatgcttgGAAAATCATATGCAGAGCAGCTTCAGATGGTTCTCCTTGCAAATAATATTGTGGGAAGGAGAACTTCCCATATATGTCTGCAAACCTTTGatcaaatacataaaaaatacGATTTTCTAGTTCCTGTAATGCATACTATGTGTCACCCCAAGATGGCTCTCCCAGGTTCCAGGCACCCTGTAGGTCCACACTCCTAAATCAATAATCAGTCAAAGGATACAATTGgtcaaatcaacatttattaagttctttctaggggcagctaggtggcgcagtggataaagcactggccctggattcaggaggacctgagttcaaatttggcctcagacacttaacacttattagctgtgtgaccctgggcaagtcacttaacccctgttgccctgaaaaaaaaaaaaacttctttctatatgacaggcactatactaaactaaggatacaaaaaaaggaagaaaaaacccacctagtttctgctctcaagtagTTCATGATCTAATGGGGGCTACAACATGCAACCAACTAAGTAGAAACaagttatatgcaggataaaCTGTATACAATCTTAAAGGGAAGGCATTGAGAttaaggaagaaatcaaagcatatCCATTTACttaaattataaagaaagatTTACAATAGAACATTCTAGCCCCTACCCCCTCCATAACCCTAGGGTATCTCTTCTGCAAATATACAGGCTATCACTACGGAGAGTGAGAAAATCCTGAGGTTGAATTATTGATCCCCATTCCTGGGGTTGACTTATTGATCCCCATTCCCCATACTGTTCAGGTCCTAAAACTATAGCTCACAAGCTGCACCTTTGAATTGCACTGCAAATAGATGAAGCAATAGAGCTAATTAAAGATGCTCATTTGATTATAATATAGTGCTGAAATGGATTTTAGGGAAGGTCTGTTACTTTGCAAACTTAGCTAAAGCAATACCATATCCAGAGAAATTTTTGGCATAATCTATATATTTTGAGTGATAAACATATGATGTTGAAGGAGGGAGAGTCGatatttagaatgtaagttctttgagagagggattgtttcattgttgtctttataACCCCAGCACCTACTAGGTACCTAGTAGCCTttcaataaatgcatattgattaaGTATTGATCAAATATTATAGGTTCAAGAACATTAACACATGGTGGGACATTAATACAATGGAACATTAATACAACATATTGATGGAATATTAATATAATGTATTAATGGACATGTGAATCTCACCAaccattatataaaataatttttaactgtgcagatgggctaaactaggttgaggctAAGCAACTGGTCTCAAAACCATTgctgagttgggggagggggggggacagtgggggggggtgtctatcccaagcatgtgaagacttccttccCGAGGAATGGGCAgatgtgaacaatttgttccagtagCCATTAAGGTGGCTGAGCCAaatgctgtggagcacttagagcttggtcagacaacaACCACACTGAGGTCATTCACTACATCCTGAGCCATCCACAGTCTCTTGaattctgtcttgccactggactttgatgactctgagagtgaggctgacaactttgtacaactctgcctcacttaaatccaattcacaccgaagtcaagacatcacctcatggtttcattggtcctcttcagaacaaagaataaacaatagATACTGGAACATATTTTCTTTGCCCTATTAATCAATTTGGcggatttttccttttcttactttCGTCACTGAAAAACATTATTTGTTATGTGGgttggctctctgggaagggagggaaagatatTAGGGAACGTTACCGTTATGTTTTGGTCAGTGATAGGGGGGGAAGTGGGGTACGGGTTTGGTTAGgggatggggttggggttcttaggaattcctctttaaagaattacaccctcttgcacacaaaagtagttagaataaggtggtagtttatttaggggcaagggaagggaagggtggggggagggaaatcatgaaagaaatccttggacttctcatggggagataggcacaaagtacatggctcagaggtaccaaatctcctcgaacaggagactggaaggtacttttatagaggactgatgggggtggaccatctgcctgtgtaaagttcctttagtgagggaggatcatcccccactggtggtaacTGGGGGAATTgtgtgaggagtggaggaccatgcCACACTGgtaggaattgggtgaggggtggctacagacctctcttcaggacacaaaggcagaagccacacccaaatttatctccccagggtaagggagaccagaatgaaggattggaatccgaagctagctcagtccaatttggttcagcttatctctctaggctttatctgtcctctggtttagtttctcaaggagaaggttccttgatgtgccccagagaacttctggggtgctctgcgccccatgacatcaGCTTTGtttttaagcaaaataaatcaaaagtttttaaaaagatcttaATCTAACCACTAAGTGGCATAGGATCTGGTGACCTTATAGAAGCCTACTCCTCATAAGGTATTACAACTCTAAAGGCTCCAAAACTCTTAAAGCCAGGCAAGGGCTTTCAATTGCTATATATACGTGTAAGTGACAATGTTTGCTAATCATAAGCAGGGAACCTGGTGAGATGAAGGTTTAacgcctgggttcagatcccaggtTATCCATTTGCAGTCTGAGCCACTCATTTCGCATCTGTGGTCCTCGGTTTTCCGgcttgtaaaataagagggttgccCTACATGAGAAATGCCCTGAAAGGCCGAGAGGGAGACCACCGGGCCACTAGAGGCACAAGCGGCCGGAGGGGGCGCTGCAGTTCCTCTTCTCCGCCAGCGTGGGGCAGCACCTCCCCGCGCAGGTAAGACGGAAGGAAGGTTCCTTCGGCCAGGACTCGCTGGTTGGTTGGGAAGCGCCGCAAGTGACGGACGCCGGAAGTGGGCGGCCCGAGGGGGGCGGGGCCGCTCTCGGGGCTCCATGTGGTCGCCGGGGTAGTGTGCTCGGGCGATTTGGGCAGGGAACGGGGCCCGGGGGTGGGTGTGTGCGCCATGGCGGAGTCGCAGCAGCTGCGGGTGCAGGAGGCGGTGGACACCATGGTGAAGGGGCTGGAGCGGGAGAATATCCGCAAGATGCAGGTAGCGATGGCGGGAGGGCAGGCGGGAGCCCTCCCCCGGGATCAAAACCACTGAGTCATGGAAGGGCCCTTACGTAGCCACCGAGTCCAAACCCCCTTATTTTGCACACGGGAAAACAAGCGCAGGGCGCCAAGTCCAACCCGCTCCCCTTTAcagtcagggaaactgaggcgTAGAGCGTTAAATACACCCCCTCGCCCCGTGAGGTGCGCAGAGCATCAAGTCCAATCTCCCCTAATTTTACACGcagggaaaccgaggctcagagcaCCAAATCCAccccccgttttacagatggggaaactgaagcaccCAGACCATCTAATACAATTCCCCCTCCTTGGTTTAcgaaaggagaaactgaggcgcCCAGAGGTGATGGGGAGGGAGCCCGCCCAAGGTCACCGAAGGGCGAGAACCCTTTGCCCCCTGACGGGTGCCTCTGGAGCCCGCGTGGAAGGAGCGCTGCCCGCCAGATCCCGGGACCGCACCGGCTGCAGTGACCTTGGACGGGtcacttcccccttcccttctgagGCTCGGTTAccttcttccataaaatggaaatgattgtGTTTTTGAGTTTGGTGGGGATgaggtggggggcggggcggcTCAGAGGAAATCCTCCCCACCTTTACAGTAGTTTAGGGACTGGGTCCTACCGGGAGAATCAAAGTCTTAATCAGCCATTAAAGCCGAAGGCCGTACATAGTGTGCTGGCTCTAGTGCTGTTTCAGGGACAGCTGGTGACTGTTCTCCTGTGTCCATGTCCCCTCTTGCATGCCTGCCCCTGGGAGGGGGCGGCACTGCTTCCATCCTCCCAGGCCATCGAACCCCCTCTCTCTGGGTAAGGAAAAGTGGCAGAGGGGCATGGTACTCGGCTCGGGCCACTTGGGGTTTGGAGGTGAATTCAAAGTTTTTGAAGCTTGAACTTCGACCGTGGACAGTCATCAGGTCACTAACCTCTGTGCCCAAGGTCCTAAGTTGTTAAGTCCTTGTGGAGGGAGCTGGGCGGGGTGCTCATTAAACAAGTATGTGCTCCCCAAGGGcttgccttccctccccccccattcaGTAGATATTCCATAAATGTTATGGGATTTGAAAATACAAGCGTGCATATTAGGTATATTTTTACTCAGAGTGGGGAgctagtggatagggcactggccctgaagttgggatgacctaaattcaaatcttacctcagacacttagtagctatgtggccctggacaagtcacctaaccccaattgccttaaacatctggggccatctccattcatcctgactgactgacagacagacagacagacagacagatagatagatagatagatagatagatagatagatagatgatagataaccctccctcacttatatccaattcactgctagtcatgacatcaccccagtgtcatggttctcttcccagaatgaaggacaaacaacatttttACTCAGAAAATGCTTCATGCTACAAGTATTTCCTTACCTAGGGAATAATGGGGTAGGAATGCAGTGGAAGTGATAAAAGAATGGATAAGAGCCCTTGCTCACAGAGGACTTGAATACCCCAGGGTAAAGGCCTTAAGTTTTATGTATGACATTTAAGTAAATCCTTTGCACACATGTACACCAAGAAAGTATACACAGACCCTTTGCAGGAATGCCTTAGATTGGGAACTATGAAGAAATCACTTCCCATATACTGACTATGACTGTACCTGAAAACCAGGTCATAAAGTTCTTAGATTGCCTGCTCTGCTGGACACAATGTCTACTCAAGGGACAGTTGTTGGTGAAGTGGCACCTAAATCAATTTAGTGACCCTTTGACTCCTGGGCTAGATTCTGTATCCATCCCCTGACCACCTGCACAGATTTAATATACAAAACTAAACTGCCTTTTCTATAATTCCTTCTCTACTCAACAACCATTCAAAAAGTATAAACTTGATGACAACAAAGACTGTATTTTATATAAACTTTGTATCTTACTACTGGGGTACCTGACAGTGCTCTAAAAGTggtttaaatattatctcattcgatcctcccaacaatcctagAAGATAGAcgttctctccattttacagattaggaaattgaggcacagagaggttaagtgatttgcccagggtcacaaggcagaattcagatcttctgaatccaggttcagCCCCTCtctccactttgacacctagctttGTAGACTTTAAAAACCTATGTAAATGTCAATTACTTTCATTTGGAGGTTTTTCATATGGAAGAAttagagttgtttttgtttgggccTTAAGGCCCAGAGTAGGTGCTGTGGGTGACCACTGAGGCTGGTTTggatttgatataaggaaaaacctccaaacaaTCAGACATCCCAAAGTGTTGTGGGCTGGGCTGCCTTGGGGGTTAGCAGGGTTAGAAAGTCCTCcatcactggagatcttcaaatGAAACCGCACAGTCTGTGGGGAAATTGTAAAATATATTCCTGTTCaagtatgggttgaactagatagcctaTGATTTCACTTCTGGCTTTGAGATTCTGGAGTTTACCTGTTCTATAAGTGGGAGGGATGGATTTTTTAGTGAATGGGTGATAGGAATGAGAAAGTGGTCTAAACgtatcctttttcctcttttctgctATTACTAAATCTTATTCCATTACAATAGCTTTGtgtttacataaaattttaatgtCTCCCTAGTATCTTTACTTCACCTCTCTATGATAGGTACTGTACAGGTATGTTATCGCCCTTTGACAGATGAAAACATTGATGTAAAGAGGGATTAAGTGTTCTACCCATAGTCACACCGTTAAGAAGTGTCATTGGCAGTATTTAAACCCAGGACTAATCTAACTTCAATCTTGCATGtttcccaccaaaaaacaaggggccgctaggtggtgcatgTTTCCATACAGCAATACTGTGTCTTCAGTGTCTTTCAGTTTGTAATTTTTTGCATCTCCTTCACCCAAGGCTGACTTTTTCCCTTCTGTGTCTTTCCTAGGGCACCATGTTCCGATGCAGTGCCAGCTGCTGTGAGGATACCCAGGCCTCCATGCACCAGGTTCATCAGTGCATTGAGCGCTGCCATGCACCATTGGCCCAAGCACAGGCCCTTGTGACCAGCGAGCTGGAAAAATTCCAGGTAAGAAGCAGTTTAGCTGTTTACAGAGGAACTTCCTCATCTAGGTAGTACCCTGTATGGAGGACTCATCATCTCCTCATCAGAGATGACAAGCTTTTAGTTCGAAATTCTATTAAtttctgtctctatatctgtGTCTTGATTCTGTTGAGATTTATGTTAGTATAGGCAGTTTTCATATTTACGGTAGCTTATCTTCCTGGAAGAATGATATAAAGTGTGACAAAaacctgaattttattttcccatagaaactatTAGAATCATGTACCTATTCAGAAACCTGATGACCATTTTTTAACAGAAATGATCATAAGCAGCATACTTACTTAGTTCATAGTATCTGaagttaaaatgaattttatttattccaaTCCTCTGGTTTCACAAATAATGAAACCAAAGACTAGCcacagtaagtgacttgcctgaggtcatacaagTATAAAATGGCGGACCTGCCATTTTAATttggatcctctgactccagacatGGCTGAATACATTATATAGTACAAATTTATcaattttctctataaaatggggagttgGGTCAGGAAAATACACCACTAGAAAAGAGAACTGctggaaaaacagaaaacaatctgacaaaaaaccaaaaaaacccaggtTTAGCATAGCATCTTACACTGTATGCACTACaaattccaaatggataaatAATCTTAACATAAAGGTCATctgatacattaaaaaatagaggagaaTATAGATTATGGGAACATGTATAACCAGACACAGGATATGTGAGATTGTGAAagtcttttttatataaaatttaagagCTTTTGCATAAATCAGTTCGGAATTAAAGAGCTACAGATTGAGGAAATACTCTATGAAATGTCTcctatattttttctattaaatattttctgtaaCTGACATTAAAAATCTATAGATAACACAAATGTATTAGATCAAACAAGTCAGTTAAGTCGGTCAGCATTATATTGAATACTTACcactactgtgctaagtgatagggataccaagaaaagccaaaacagagcCTGCCCTCCGGGAGCTCCTTTGGTGGGGAGGAGACTACAATATGCAGATAACTGTGTACACAAAAACAGACATAGATAGGATAGATTTGAGATCATCTCCTAGAAAAGGCACTGAGTTTAAAGAGGCCTAGACAAGGTCTCTTATGGAATTACCTGAGATTTGAAGAAAGACAGTAGGTGGATCTGAGGATATATAGCACCCCAAGCATACCGTAAATACcccattaaaaggaaaaaacaaccctcagccttctctggtacaaaggaagagccaaaaaattttactcGGATTTTATAGATTGGGAGGGCCCTCACCTGTACAGGGGGTGCCAAGTCTTAGTGAAGTTATAAGCTTTAAGAGCTTATTATGGGGGCagggtaggtggtacagtggatagagcaccagccctagagtcaggagggtctgaactcaaatccagcctcagacattttttttagctgtgtgaccttgggcaagtcacttaaccctgattgcctctccCTCAAAAAGCTGATCAGTATTAGTGTCATTATCctatttattattgttactgttactTCACAGGGCCGTTGGGAGATCAGATgacataatgtatataaagtactttgccaacCATACAGTGCTACATacactctcctcctcctctccccctccccccagttggTGAATGACTTACTATGGTATATAAAagtgaggaaatgaaaaaaagaaaattaggctGCTTGGTCCCTTATACACTTGCATCTAAGACTAAGAATAGTTGGCAAACCCAGTGTAAACTTGGAACTTCTTCCTCAGTCCCCATGGGGGAAAAGCCATTTTGAAGCAaacctataaaatgatggggttagatTAGATTTCTGTGATCCATTCCAGCACTAAAGAGTGGAGAGCCTTAGATTTAGAATGAGATGTCCTGGGTTCTAGTACAAGCTAACATTTAGGTGGTACTCTaaggttagcaaagcactttgcatgtcATCCCCATTGagtttcacaacagccctgaaggGTGagtgatattatctccatttcacagacatgaaaaatgaagctgagagagataaagtgacttgcacagggtcacatagatcCAGCACTCTAACACACTTccggctttacaattattatcctgTGATCCCTGAGCTTTATAAATTTATTTGCCTCATAATTCCTGCCTTAAACCATAATTCCTGTCTTAAACCAGAGGACAATGCAAAACCTTTATCAGGGATATAGGTTTTTAAAGGGTTTCTTTCGGTGGCTATTCACAGATATCTTTGGGGGTCCCTGAAGGTGAGGGATGCTTTCTCTTAACTTATCCAAATCCTACCCATCTTTCAAGATTCTGCCCAAGTCCCACTGCTTCCATTTACCATTCCCAATTGAGAGTTGGGATGGGAACATTAGAACTCAGTCTGGTCTAAATTTCCCCCCATGTAGGAATTCCTTCTACAACAACTGGGTAGAAGATGGGGATATAGTGTCTAATACTATTCCAACTCCTAGTAATCTCTTCCATGTCTGGGTTTctaaaacacaaaaaaactatcaCTCAGCACTTGAGTAAAAATATATGgtcttatatttttcctttcctgtatGTTTAAGCCTTGTCTCCTAACTGGATTTTAAACTTGAACACAGGGACACATTTAGTGTCCTCTACAAGGGTGGCCAGAATCACAGTTTAATGGGACCTTAAAAGTTATCCTAACACCTCACTTttcaaatgaggaacctgaggggcagctggatggcgcagtggatagagcaccggccctggattcaggagtacctgagttcgaatccggcctcagacacttaacacttactagctgtgtgaccctgggcaagtcacttaaccccaattgcctcacaaaacccccccaaaaaacaaaaacaaaaacaaaaaaacaaatgaggaacctgaaatCCAGAGGGATGAAAGAACTTGAACCTGTCTTCCTACCCCAAATCTAGGACTTTACATAAtagctgctgtttttttttttttaaatgttattaattAATGATTGCTTTGTCACCATAGCAAGGGACAAGAGGGAATCCATAATACCAATGTTGTGGTTCAATGGGGTGAATCAGACAATACTATTGGTTCCCCTTTATGACTGATGCTAGCCAGTGATACGTGTTGTCTAATTTCTGATGCTCCTGATTACCAAAACAGGGTCCCTCTCAACTACGATCTGACAGATCATATTGCGTTTTCCATATTTCCTTCTCCTGGCAAGTTAGCATTCAGGAAGTactgtttgggggggaggggttgtggggttttttgttgttgttttatgatTGTTgtggtttttggtggggggggcgttgattaattgattcaggGATGTCTGGTTTGCTaccttttttgttgtctttttcccTCTAGTAAGTCTAAATGCCATGGGATAAGTTGTGGACTTAGAAGCtcagacaggagagagagatcaCTAGGAGCACATATAAGCAGACACTTTATAGCTCTCCTCTACGCCAGATATATAACagtaaaaaaagggaagaagttaagaggagaggaagagcaaTGTACTAAGGCCCATATGGACAAGTTTCAAAATTTACAAAGGTTTTATCCAAGGTTTATAGCTCTGGTGCTAAaagggatgttagaggtcatctaaccccATcaatttagagataaggaaacagaccccGGCAGCATGGGCAGTAAGcactgaggccaggttttgaacagtctctgactccagggcccattgCTCTTCCCTTATCAAGTTGTTGATTAGGGATCCTTGGACTAACTTAACCTCCCAGTGCTTGCCAGGAAAAGTATTCCGAGCAAATGGGCTTATTTATCCCTTGGGCTCCCATGTGCTTTGCTAATAATGTTAAGGTTATTAGCTGCCACCATGTTACCaggataataattatataattaggGTTTCTGATTCCAGGACCGTCTGGCTCGATGCACCATGCACTGCAATGACAAAGCCAAAGACCTGATGGATGCTGGGAGCAAGGAACAGCAAGTGAAGAGGCAGCTGGAGTCCTGCGTGACCAAATGTGTTGATGACCACATGCACCTCATCCCCACCATGACCAAGAAGATGAAGGATTCCCTGGCATCTATTGCAAAATAGAGTCGTTGTCAGTAGTCATCAGGTGGGAGAATGGGTCTGCTTTAAAAATGTATGGAAACTTTACCTTTCAGTGAAAATTtaagaatgaagaaatggaggctgtAGGCAAGTTTAAGAAAATCTTTTATGGGATTTTGGCATCCGCCTCTTGGACTCTGTTGGTTCCATTCTATGTTTTAACCCATAGgtgaagaaatgagagaaactgCTTCTCAGGTCTGGATTGGAGGTAGTGTGGGGAGGCTAATAGTACCCCAGGCCTGTCCTGTCAGTGAAGATGCCCCCTGTTCTGTCTGTTGAGCCCTGATGGCTTTCAGCTGGTTCACAGGTATTTCAGTTCCTGAATGCTGAAAATAGCCCCTTGGCATTGGGTGAGAATTAGCACTTCTCCCCAACCTACCTCCCATCTGGTATGGAAGCCCTGCGGCAGGCCGTCCCACTTTTGTTAGTGCCAACTTCATGTCCACCtgattcagccatttcccatatACCATAAAGCAGCAGCCATAAGTTCACTACTGACTGGAAAAGAGAAACACGGCTGTGCTTTTCTCCCCAGCACAAGAACCTGGCATTCAGAGGGCAGTTTGGGGAAGGAGGGTTACTTGGGTTAGAACACTGAGCAGCTCCTGGTGGTCTTTCCTTTGATGAGGACAGTGCTCAGGACAACTTTCAGCTGGGACACCCAAGCAAGAAACATAAGAGGGAAATCTCCCACCAAGCATGTGAAGCTGGTTCCTTACCTTAGCTTCTCTGGCACTGCTGCTCAGGttaccttttcttcctcttctggaAGGTACTACAGGGGCAACACTTCAGTAAAGTGTTCTTTTTGAGAATAATCATTTTTAGGTAAGGCCAGGAAAGCCTCTTCTTGCAGAGCAATCTTAAGTCTCTTGCTTAAGGGAATGGTAGATGACTGGGTTTGGGGAAAAGTTAGTTTTCCCCAAAGGACAAAATATGTGATACCTGACCCGGGTCCTGCTGATTTGCCCTCTTCAACAGAAGCAAGTTAAGAGGAGCCTCTGAGAACAGGAAAGGGTAGGACACAACTTAAACTTCTGGGGCATGGAGCATATTGCAAGGCATGAACTTTTTTTCTACCCCAGAGTACAGGAGGCAGCTGACA is drawn from Dromiciops gliroides isolate mDroGli1 chromosome 2, mDroGli1.pri, whole genome shotgun sequence and contains these coding sequences:
- the FAM136A gene encoding protein FAM136A translates to MAESQQLRVQEAVDTMVKGLERENIRKMQGTMFRCSASCCEDTQASMHQVHQCIERCHAPLAQAQALVTSELEKFQDRLARCTMHCNDKAKDLMDAGSKEQQVKRQLESCVTKCVDDHMHLIPTMTKKMKDSLASIAK